A portion of the Sphaerochaeta pleomorpha str. Grapes genome contains these proteins:
- a CDS encoding sigma 54-interacting transcriptional regulator, with translation MIKILVVVPYLELQEQFDKVISQYDLDGFSISTTHFVGTDSKLIESLDADIAVARGITASAIASQKPSIHVVPIIMDSGDLFEALAKVKQRFDTCRIGIVINEELCGEDIISSLIEYPVSVCRVHDQDDVQRAVFELKAKGCKVFVGGLTLCRICQNNGLEYEHVKTGNQAIIHSVEDAVAAARSLDRVKTRGNLLLTLLNNAKDAMLAVNSSGVVIAGNRQAASLFACTPLEGKPIEAVYKGIKWSQSLASVSSREELQAIGGQQILVSQQPIQVDSQPFGVLFTFQNAEAIRKSEHKIRTELHRKGLVARYRFENIVTQNAHMLQLVEKAKRFSLVDSPILLLGETGTGKELFAQSIHNASPRSHEPFVAVNCAALPEQLLESELFGYSEGAFTGASKGGKSGLFELAHKGTLFLDEIGEIPLVLQAKLLRVLQEKEVRKIGADMVVPVDVRVISAANSNIIEKVKTGRFRLDLFYRISLLNIQLIPLRERKDDIGLLFTHFVRQYSLKNNHRVPAVNEEAFGELKRFFWPGNVRELRNAAERLAILNSVEFVGREEIEQLDIGATSLYAEDVVPLQKRKKVEENVSSPEDQYRAFIASGLSRDAFARKIGVSRTTLWRRFSQFELE, from the coding sequence TTGATTAAGATTTTGGTTGTCGTTCCCTATCTAGAGCTTCAGGAACAGTTTGATAAAGTAATATCTCAGTACGATTTAGATGGTTTTTCCATCTCAACCACCCATTTTGTAGGTACCGATTCAAAGTTAATCGAAAGCCTTGATGCCGATATTGCCGTAGCCAGGGGTATTACCGCTTCTGCGATTGCCTCACAGAAACCATCCATCCATGTAGTTCCCATAATTATGGATAGCGGGGACCTCTTCGAGGCGCTGGCAAAAGTGAAGCAACGGTTTGATACCTGCCGTATCGGCATCGTCATTAATGAAGAACTATGCGGTGAGGACATCATATCTTCACTTATCGAATATCCTGTTTCTGTTTGCAGGGTACATGACCAAGATGATGTACAGCGGGCTGTCTTTGAGCTGAAAGCCAAAGGTTGCAAGGTCTTCGTAGGGGGACTTACCCTATGCAGGATCTGCCAAAACAATGGCCTGGAATATGAACACGTAAAGACAGGAAACCAAGCTATCATCCACTCCGTGGAAGATGCCGTTGCTGCAGCACGCTCGTTGGACCGTGTGAAGACGAGGGGAAACCTCCTGCTTACCCTTTTGAACAATGCAAAGGATGCAATGCTTGCAGTAAATAGCTCAGGCGTTGTCATTGCCGGAAACCGTCAGGCTGCATCCTTGTTTGCCTGTACTCCGCTTGAAGGAAAACCAATCGAAGCCGTATACAAGGGAATCAAATGGTCTCAGTCTCTTGCCTCAGTATCTAGCCGGGAGGAATTGCAGGCAATCGGGGGCCAGCAGATTCTTGTCAGCCAGCAGCCTATCCAGGTAGATTCCCAACCCTTTGGGGTACTCTTTACATTCCAGAATGCAGAAGCTATCCGCAAATCCGAACACAAGATCAGAACTGAATTGCACCGTAAGGGACTTGTAGCCAGGTATCGGTTTGAGAATATTGTCACCCAAAACGCCCATATGCTCCAGCTGGTAGAGAAAGCAAAGCGTTTCAGCCTTGTCGATAGTCCTATCTTATTACTCGGTGAGACGGGGACCGGAAAGGAGCTTTTTGCACAAAGTATCCATAATGCATCCCCACGTTCGCATGAACCTTTTGTTGCCGTGAACTGTGCTGCTTTGCCCGAACAGCTTCTTGAAAGTGAGTTGTTTGGGTATTCGGAAGGAGCCTTCACAGGGGCGAGCAAGGGAGGGAAAAGCGGGTTGTTCGAACTGGCCCATAAGGGAACCCTTTTCCTCGACGAGATTGGGGAGATCCCGTTGGTCCTTCAGGCCAAACTGTTACGGGTGCTCCAGGAGAAGGAAGTGAGAAAGATCGGGGCAGATATGGTAGTCCCCGTTGATGTCAGGGTTATCAGTGCCGCAAATAGCAATATCATAGAGAAGGTCAAGACCGGCAGGTTTCGCCTTGATCTTTTCTATCGTATCAGTCTGTTGAATATTCAACTTATCCCTCTTCGTGAAAGGAAAGATGATATCGGCCTGCTGTTCACGCATTTTGTCAGGCAATATTCCTTGAAAAACAACCACCGTGTTCCTGCAGTCAATGAAGAGGCCTTTGGTGAGCTCAAGCGGTTTTTCTGGCCGGGAAATGTCCGTGAATTGAGGAATGCAGCAGAACGACTTGCAATTCTCAACAGCGTGGAATTTGTTGGGAGGGAAGAAATTGAGCAACTTGATATAGGGGCTACAAGCCTCTATGCAGAAGATGTTGTTCCCCTTCAGAAAAGGAAGAAGGTTGAAGAGAACGTTTCTTCGCCCGAAGACCAGTACCGAGCTTTTATTGCGAGCGGTTTAAGCAGGGATGCCTTTGCACGAAAGATTGGGGTAAGCCGTACAACGCTTTGGAGGCGTTTTTCCCAATTTGAACTAGAGTAG
- a CDS encoding tripartite tricarboxylate transporter TctB family protein, with the protein MERKKFKVPANRIIPVFTALVAIVFMYYGLTKYGFWDAMKGPRPGFVPTLISVLLLALSLISFISSFKEEAPVFPMDGWLCALGMVSIIVSTFIIGLVPSVALYMVLWLRVFEKSSWKTTLIALVVIMAIVIGVFSLWLGIDFPKGIILDAIFR; encoded by the coding sequence GTGGAAAGAAAAAAATTCAAGGTGCCCGCAAATAGGATTATTCCTGTTTTTACTGCACTTGTTGCGATTGTCTTCATGTATTACGGATTAACCAAATATGGATTCTGGGATGCAATGAAAGGACCAAGGCCTGGTTTTGTTCCAACCCTGATTTCTGTTTTGCTTCTTGCCTTGAGCCTGATTTCTTTTATCAGCTCCTTTAAGGAAGAGGCTCCGGTATTTCCAATGGATGGGTGGTTATGTGCACTTGGCATGGTCTCCATCATTGTAAGTACCTTTATCATTGGGTTGGTTCCCAGCGTTGCCCTCTATATGGTTCTCTGGCTCAGGGTTTTTGAGAAATCAAGCTGGAAAACGACGTTGATAGCCCTCGTTGTGATTATGGCAATCGTTATTGGGGTTTTTTCCCTTTGGCTCGGGATTGATTTTCCTAAGGGAATCATCCTGGATGCAATTTTTAGGTAA
- a CDS encoding DUF362 domain-containing protein, which translates to MDKNDIILTYGSDPVAMTRALLEAIDIESLILDKNSSIALKPNLVVAATAESGATTHPSIVREIISFLQERGYSRIKIVESAWVGDSTKEGFRVNGYEAISKTFKVPLVDVKDDDYEKLTSNGITMEVSKTILDTDFLISLPVLKGHCQTAMTCALKNMKGCLSDRSKRMFHNLGLHKPIAALNAIRCADLVIVDSLNGDLDFEEGGNPVRTDRMFAARDSVLCDSFGSQLLGFELEDIPYIQLAESMGVGFTDLSKARVIQLNEPTNDKVAHPSGEVANLARYTLPKNACSACYGNLIHALKRLDEVDRLGNLETKICIGQGYRGETDKTRIGVGVCTRGLGKSLGGCPPKAIDMIQFMKEL; encoded by the coding sequence ATGGATAAAAACGATATCATCCTGACCTATGGATCGGACCCCGTTGCAATGACAAGGGCATTGCTTGAAGCAATCGATATCGAATCGCTCATTTTGGATAAGAATTCTTCGATTGCCTTGAAGCCGAACCTGGTAGTAGCCGCAACTGCAGAAAGTGGGGCGACCACTCATCCGTCAATTGTACGTGAAATCATTTCTTTTCTACAGGAGAGAGGTTATTCCAGGATCAAGATAGTCGAGAGTGCCTGGGTAGGAGACAGCACCAAGGAAGGTTTCAGGGTAAACGGGTATGAGGCAATAAGCAAAACCTTCAAAGTGCCTCTCGTCGATGTCAAAGATGACGATTACGAGAAATTGACCTCTAACGGAATAACCATGGAAGTCAGCAAGACAATCCTCGATACCGATTTTTTGATCAGCCTTCCTGTTTTGAAAGGACATTGCCAGACAGCAATGACCTGTGCCTTGAAAAACATGAAAGGATGCCTTTCCGACAGGTCAAAAAGAATGTTCCACAACCTTGGCCTCCACAAACCCATAGCTGCACTCAATGCTATCAGATGTGCCGACCTGGTTATCGTAGACAGCCTCAACGGCGACCTCGATTTCGAAGAAGGTGGCAATCCTGTGAGGACAGACAGGATGTTTGCAGCAAGGGACAGCGTTCTCTGTGACAGCTTTGGCTCTCAGCTTCTGGGGTTTGAACTTGAGGACATCCCCTACATCCAGCTTGCAGAGAGTATGGGGGTTGGTTTTACAGATCTATCCAAAGCCAGGGTTATCCAGCTAAACGAGCCTACAAATGACAAAGTGGCACATCCAAGCGGCGAAGTCGCGAATCTGGCAAGATACACACTGCCCAAGAATGCCTGCTCAGCCTGTTACGGAAATCTGATCCACGCCCTTAAACGGCTGGACGAAGTCGACCGTCTGGGTAACCTTGAAACCAAAATCTGCATTGGCCAAGGCTACAGAGGTGAAACAGACAAGACCAGGATAGGTGTAGGGGTTTGTACCAGAGGCTTGGGCAAAAGTCTTGGAGGCTGTCCTCCCAAGGCAATTGACATGATTCAGTTCATGAAAGAACTATAG
- a CDS encoding aldo/keto reductase — MMHYMKLGKTGILIPALTLGTWAMGGGDSWGDSDDRLCEKTIEKSLELGINYLDTAPAYGNGKSEEIVGRVIKRKREKFVLATKCGLVWGNHDEGSVHKSRDGVTIRRNLSEKSIRVQVEQSLSRLQTDYIDVLLTHWPAMEPFDTPIEETVFAFEQLKREGKIRCYGACNVNQREIEEYQKYGSPSIIQKRFSLLNRENEDLALYCNQNDITFQAYSPLERGLLTGNVKQESNVVGTAKESIPWFKIEKRMQVLAMLEELKDMCTAYQCTVGNLVLAWTMAYIPRMNVLCGARKPEQVLENSLCGSITLKEEDIRCIDSLARKLL; from the coding sequence ATGATGCACTATATGAAACTTGGTAAAACCGGAATCCTTATCCCTGCCCTGACCCTCGGGACTTGGGCAATGGGTGGGGGCGATAGCTGGGGTGACAGTGATGACCGGCTCTGTGAGAAGACGATTGAGAAGTCGCTGGAACTAGGTATCAACTATCTCGATACCGCACCTGCCTATGGAAACGGGAAATCCGAGGAAATCGTGGGCAGGGTCATCAAACGGAAACGGGAAAAATTTGTACTTGCCACCAAATGTGGCCTTGTCTGGGGAAACCATGATGAAGGATCCGTACACAAGAGTCGTGATGGTGTCACCATTCGCAGGAACCTATCGGAGAAAAGTATCAGGGTACAGGTCGAGCAGAGTCTGTCACGCCTCCAAACCGACTATATCGATGTGCTGCTTACTCACTGGCCTGCCATGGAACCCTTTGATACCCCGATTGAAGAGACTGTATTTGCGTTTGAACAGTTGAAGAGAGAGGGAAAAATTCGTTGTTATGGCGCTTGCAACGTCAACCAACGGGAGATAGAGGAATATCAGAAATATGGGTCCCCTTCGATCATCCAGAAACGGTTCAGCCTGCTCAACCGGGAAAACGAAGACCTTGCTCTGTATTGCAACCAAAATGATATAACCTTTCAGGCCTACAGCCCTTTGGAACGAGGGTTGCTGACCGGGAATGTAAAACAAGAATCCAACGTGGTTGGGACTGCAAAAGAAAGCATCCCCTGGTTCAAGATTGAAAAGAGGATGCAGGTACTTGCTATGCTGGAAGAACTCAAGGATATGTGTACTGCCTACCAATGTACGGTCGGAAATCTTGTACTTGCATGGACAATGGCCTATATCCCAAGAATGAATGTGCTTTGTGGTGCCAGGAAGCCTGAACAGGTACTCGAAAATAGTCTTTGCGGATCCATAACCCTGAAAGAGGAAGATATCAGGTGTATCGACAGCCTGGCAAGGAAGCTCCTATAG
- a CDS encoding GntR family transcriptional regulator — protein MPKCVQNSLADQVYTMLKEQILSGQLKGGMKIPEEQLAEQFGVSRTPIREAIRRLSEYGLVTIKPRSHAIVSIITQKEAVDIARVRVSLEQLAIESIDENAYAANVKEFSRYAADCQYALGIGDRATVFEQDSLFHLALIKASNNLALFNICERLDAKIQQLRIAQDLPEDELTYYLNQHSQIMSLLKNGEKEACKKLIYEHITHDLTSHVKDSE, from the coding sequence ATGCCTAAATGTGTACAGAACAGCCTTGCCGACCAAGTTTACACGATGCTCAAAGAGCAAATTCTTTCAGGACAATTGAAGGGCGGCATGAAAATCCCTGAGGAACAGCTTGCAGAACAGTTCGGGGTATCCCGCACTCCTATCAGGGAAGCTATCAGACGCCTCAGTGAGTACGGTCTGGTAACCATCAAGCCAAGAAGCCATGCCATTGTCTCCATTATTACCCAAAAGGAAGCCGTTGACATAGCACGGGTAAGGGTTTCCCTTGAACAGCTTGCAATCGAAAGCATTGACGAGAATGCCTATGCAGCGAATGTAAAAGAATTCTCCCGATACGCTGCTGATTGTCAATATGCGCTGGGAATCGGTGACAGAGCCACCGTTTTTGAACAAGACAGCCTCTTCCATCTCGCTTTGATAAAAGCGTCCAACAATTTGGCCTTGTTCAACATCTGCGAACGCCTTGATGCAAAAATCCAACAACTCCGCATTGCCCAGGATCTTCCCGAAGATGAATTGACCTACTACCTCAATCAGCATTCACAGATTATGAGCCTCTTGAAAAACGGAGAAAAAGAAGCCTGCAAGAAATTGATCTATGAGCATATAACCCATGATTTGACCAGTCATGTAAAGGATTCTGAATAA
- a CDS encoding tripartite tricarboxylate transporter permease: protein MNNLQMLVEGFGVVLTFQNILACLFGAVLGLIVGAMPGIGSLAGVALLLPLTYKFNPNTAIIMLGALYYSNMYGGSFSAILLNIPGDSPAIMTTLDGYPMATKRNRPGQALLTSNVSSFVGGTIGMLILTFMGPALADVGLKFGPAEMTALLLVAMTSIGWLVGDNPVKGLILTAFGILVAAMGMDTLSGVPRYEFGNMYLLGGIPFTPFVIGMVGFAQVMRLMEDRNKVTESTIKEKLTIKGSLLTFHDIKRLLPPAIRSGVLGTFVGVLPGAGATTGAFLGYATQKAFKSEEPLGTGAVEGIAACESANNAAAAGAFAPLLALGIPGSGTGAVLLGGLMMWGLNPGPLLFSTNPDFAWGLIASLFLANLLTLFIALGIIPFLIKILSVPVKVMIPCISIVCLVGSYSTTYSMYGVFVMLISGVLGYVFEKSGYSTAPMLLAFVLAPLLESNMRKAFIISQGSLNIFFDKPIARAFVIVLFILILFPIVRALLTKFGVLKKKVA, encoded by the coding sequence ATGAATAACTTACAAATGCTCGTAGAGGGTTTTGGTGTCGTCTTGACCTTCCAGAACATTCTCGCTTGTCTTTTCGGTGCGGTTCTTGGCCTTATAGTCGGGGCTATGCCTGGAATAGGGTCACTGGCCGGAGTTGCCTTATTGCTTCCCCTGACGTACAAGTTCAACCCGAATACCGCAATCATAATGCTGGGTGCCTTATATTACTCGAATATGTATGGCGGTTCTTTCAGTGCAATCCTGCTCAATATTCCGGGAGACAGTCCCGCTATCATGACCACCCTTGATGGGTATCCGATGGCTACCAAGAGAAACAGGCCGGGGCAAGCCCTTTTGACCTCGAATGTCTCTTCCTTTGTCGGTGGGACTATCGGGATGTTGATTCTTACCTTCATGGGACCAGCCTTGGCTGATGTAGGCCTGAAATTTGGTCCTGCCGAGATGACAGCCCTTCTGCTTGTCGCTATGACAAGTATTGGTTGGCTCGTTGGCGACAACCCCGTAAAAGGTCTCATCCTTACTGCCTTCGGCATACTCGTCGCTGCAATGGGAATGGATACGCTCAGCGGGGTACCTCGATATGAATTCGGCAACATGTATCTGCTCGGAGGTATCCCTTTCACTCCCTTCGTTATAGGAATGGTCGGGTTTGCACAGGTTATGCGCCTCATGGAAGATCGAAACAAGGTAACAGAAAGTACCATCAAGGAGAAGTTGACTATCAAGGGAAGTCTGTTGACGTTCCATGATATCAAGCGTCTGCTTCCTCCTGCCATTCGCAGTGGAGTGCTCGGGACGTTTGTTGGGGTTCTTCCAGGGGCTGGTGCGACAACCGGTGCTTTTTTGGGCTATGCAACGCAAAAGGCTTTCAAGAGTGAAGAGCCTCTCGGAACCGGTGCCGTCGAAGGAATCGCCGCCTGTGAGTCTGCAAACAATGCAGCTGCAGCTGGTGCCTTCGCTCCCTTGCTTGCCCTGGGTATCCCTGGGTCAGGGACCGGTGCAGTCTTGCTTGGCGGCCTTATGATGTGGGGTTTGAATCCCGGGCCCTTGCTGTTTTCGACCAATCCGGATTTTGCCTGGGGGCTTATTGCCAGTCTGTTCTTGGCAAACCTGCTCACCCTTTTCATTGCCTTGGGAATTATCCCCTTCCTTATAAAGATTCTTTCGGTTCCTGTTAAGGTCATGATTCCCTGTATTTCGATTGTCTGCCTTGTTGGTTCCTATAGCACCACCTATTCGATGTATGGGGTGTTTGTAATGCTGATATCTGGGGTTTTGGGCTATGTATTTGAGAAAAGCGGTTACAGTACGGCACCTATGCTTCTGGCCTTTGTCTTGGCTCCCCTGCTGGAATCGAATATGCGGAAAGCCTTCATCATTAGCCAGGGAAGCCTCAATATTTTCTTCGATAAGCCAATTGCCCGTGCTTTTGTAATTGTACTCTTTATCCTGATTCTGTTTCCTATAGTACGTGCCCTGCTCACGAAGTTTGGTGTTCTGAAAAAGAAAGTTGCCTGA
- a CDS encoding sugar phosphate isomerase/epimerase family protein, which produces MDCDIKRYLKVGIIHHMAYPEAFSSEKTFEDTFLRVLEDPYFDVVETASTPWPSMKEKIRSWVDQAHMEVAFGAQGKTLSKNLNLNDLDPAERKKAVAAVKEGIDEAAEIGAFGLSFLSGHYEDKTIFQSMEVLIESCQILCEYAKQYSLPICLEAFDYSIDKKALIGPSLRAKALFDTVCLQYPSFGLLVDCSHIPMIGENLDDNLDPVVRYVRHAHMGNTYIKDPSNPAYGDNHPRFGFPQSENDADYLASYLKKLIAIGYLQKDKPMTVSFEVKPQKGELSSLVIANAKRTLADAWRKV; this is translated from the coding sequence ATGGATTGTGATATCAAGCGGTACCTCAAGGTAGGCATTATCCACCATATGGCTTATCCTGAAGCTTTTTCAAGTGAGAAAACCTTTGAAGATACTTTTTTGCGGGTGCTTGAAGACCCCTATTTTGATGTGGTAGAAACTGCCAGCACCCCCTGGCCCTCTATGAAAGAGAAAATTCGTTCCTGGGTTGATCAAGCCCATATGGAAGTTGCTTTTGGCGCTCAGGGGAAAACCCTTTCAAAGAACCTTAATCTTAATGACCTTGATCCGGCAGAAAGAAAAAAAGCAGTGGCTGCTGTGAAGGAGGGGATTGACGAGGCAGCTGAAATCGGAGCTTTTGGGTTGTCCTTTCTCAGTGGTCATTATGAAGATAAGACCATTTTTCAATCCATGGAAGTGTTGATTGAGAGTTGCCAGATTCTCTGTGAATATGCAAAACAGTATTCACTCCCCATTTGTCTTGAAGCCTTTGACTACTCAATCGATAAGAAGGCCTTAATCGGCCCTTCTTTGCGGGCCAAGGCATTATTTGACACTGTCTGCCTACAATACCCGTCTTTCGGGTTGCTGGTTGACTGCAGCCATATCCCGATGATCGGGGAAAACCTGGACGATAACCTTGACCCTGTCGTAAGGTATGTCAGGCATGCCCATATGGGAAATACCTATATCAAGGATCCTTCGAATCCTGCATATGGGGATAACCACCCCCGTTTTGGATTTCCCCAAAGCGAAAATGATGCTGATTACCTTGCCTCTTACCTGAAAAAACTCATTGCCATAGGATATCTGCAAAAAGATAAGCCGATGACGGTGAGTTTCGAAGTCAAACCCCAGAAGGGAGAACTCTCCTCATTGGTTATTGCCAATGCAAAGAGAACACTCGCCGATGCTTGGCGGAAGGTGTAA
- a CDS encoding aspartate/glutamate racemase family protein, translating to MKRIVLVHTVKSVYDSFETELRKVLGPGVKINNILDDFLATDPADTGLFSQNNTERLMHDLKSAQMTGADLLVVTCSTLTPHVVKLRQFFSVPIVAIDDAMCKAAVRNSSRITVLATAESTVNPTLEKLLAEATIQNKKIELSSYCCPQAIVALKEGNKEKHDELVLHMAMQVSGSECIVLAQASMAHMQDTVQQRTGVQTFSSPRLCMQEIASRLEDSNGL from the coding sequence ATGAAACGAATCGTATTGGTCCATACCGTAAAGAGTGTATATGACTCCTTTGAAACAGAATTAAGAAAGGTACTCGGCCCAGGTGTCAAGATCAACAATATACTTGATGACTTTCTGGCAACTGATCCTGCAGATACAGGACTCTTTTCACAAAACAATACCGAGCGTTTGATGCATGACCTTAAAAGTGCACAGATGACCGGAGCTGATTTGCTCGTGGTTACCTGTTCGACCTTGACTCCCCACGTTGTGAAACTCAGGCAATTCTTTTCTGTTCCAATTGTCGCGATCGATGATGCAATGTGCAAAGCGGCTGTAAGGAATTCCTCCCGTATTACCGTGTTGGCCACTGCTGAGTCAACAGTGAATCCAACATTGGAGAAACTGCTGGCAGAAGCTACCATACAGAACAAGAAAATTGAACTTTCCAGTTACTGTTGCCCACAAGCTATCGTTGCCTTGAAAGAGGGTAACAAAGAAAAACATGATGAGCTGGTATTGCACATGGCGATGCAGGTATCTGGATCAGAATGCATAGTATTGGCTCAGGCTTCCATGGCCCATATGCAGGATACAGTCCAACAAAGGACAGGGGTTCAAACCTTCTCGTCCCCCAGACTCTGCATGCAGGAGATAGCCTCACGATTGGAGGATAGCAATGGATTGTGA
- a CDS encoding PdxA family dehydrogenase, protein MNEKPVMGILLGDAAGVGPEIVAKLAVENFFTAYCNPIIIGDVRILNRAFSYIGSYTDIQVVESVDAIDWDKGLPVLDQKNIDPALVPVGQLNKIAGKACLEMLEKAVDLYKNKKIEGFCFTPLNKAGMKEAGCKFESEHHYMADLFQFTEPFGEINVVGNLWTTRTTSHIPISEVSRNLTKESILRAVRLANSSLKTSGIEKPRLALAALNPHCGESGLCGREEIDVIQPAIQDAQALGIDATGPYPSDITFIKAFRGDFDGVVTMYHDQGQIALKLKGFDEGITIAGGLPAPIVTCAHGTAYDIAGKGIVKTQAFENAVKMASKMANHLSGRK, encoded by the coding sequence ATGAATGAGAAACCAGTAATGGGAATCTTGCTCGGTGATGCGGCAGGTGTTGGTCCTGAAATTGTAGCAAAGCTCGCAGTGGAGAATTTTTTCACTGCATATTGCAATCCAATTATAATCGGTGATGTGCGGATTCTTAATCGTGCTTTTTCCTATATTGGCTCATATACGGACATTCAGGTCGTAGAGAGTGTGGATGCCATTGACTGGGACAAAGGCCTGCCTGTTTTGGACCAAAAAAATATAGACCCTGCTTTGGTCCCTGTGGGGCAATTGAACAAGATAGCCGGAAAGGCCTGTCTTGAAATGCTTGAAAAAGCGGTTGATCTTTACAAAAACAAGAAAATCGAGGGCTTCTGTTTTACACCTCTGAACAAGGCAGGAATGAAGGAAGCCGGATGCAAGTTTGAAAGCGAGCACCATTATATGGCTGACCTGTTCCAATTCACTGAACCTTTCGGTGAGATAAATGTAGTCGGTAACCTCTGGACCACTCGGACTACCAGTCATATACCCATAAGTGAAGTGAGCAGGAACCTTACCAAGGAGAGCATTCTCCGTGCAGTCAGACTGGCCAATTCATCGCTGAAAACCAGTGGGATTGAGAAACCAAGGCTGGCCCTTGCTGCGCTTAACCCCCATTGTGGAGAAAGCGGTCTCTGCGGAAGAGAAGAAATTGACGTAATTCAACCAGCAATCCAGGATGCACAAGCTCTGGGAATCGATGCAACAGGTCCATATCCGAGCGACATAACCTTTATCAAGGCCTTTCGTGGGGATTTTGACGGCGTGGTTACCATGTACCATGACCAAGGCCAAATTGCCTTGAAGCTGAAAGGTTTCGATGAAGGCATTACCATTGCAGGAGGGTTGCCTGCCCCGATAGTAACCTGTGCCCATGGGACTGCCTATGATATTGCAGGAAAAGGTATCGTAAAAACCCAAGCCTTTGAAAATGCTGTAAAAATGGCAAGTAAAATGGCCAATCATTTATCTGGACGAAAATAA
- a CDS encoding tripartite tricarboxylate transporter substrate-binding protein, which produces MKKFAIVSLMVVLALPLFAQGGTEAKSDIFSASRDIEWTVTSKPGGGSDIYTRQISDIATKAGLVDKSFLISYKTDGGGEIGRLAVSRTKGDLANHTLLTFNSGDLMPMVKNTENRLENFTPIAVMAVDKQLLYIGEQSKYSSFAEVIDAINGGASVVISGSKGDDIATYEALIEELGFDQNQLAFITNDSTSSAITEILGGHVDLCMSKPAAAAQYVLAGKLKPILALSTTRFSGDLKDAPLLSEVGNYKNVEVPVWRGLVGPKDMTAEAVKYYSDMAKKVSESEDWQKGYIEKNGLISQFMDSTQAAAFMADYEAKYLKKIGKAK; this is translated from the coding sequence ATGAAAAAGTTTGCTATCGTTTCTTTGATGGTAGTGTTGGCACTGCCTTTGTTTGCCCAGGGTGGAACCGAAGCTAAGAGTGATATCTTTTCCGCCTCACGTGACATTGAATGGACTGTAACTTCAAAGCCAGGTGGTGGTTCCGATATCTATACCAGGCAGATTTCAGATATCGCAACCAAAGCCGGCTTGGTTGATAAGTCATTTCTTATCAGCTATAAGACTGATGGTGGTGGAGAAATCGGTCGTTTGGCTGTTTCCCGCACGAAAGGTGACCTTGCAAACCACACTCTTTTGACTTTCAATAGCGGTGATTTGATGCCAATGGTCAAGAACACCGAAAATAGACTTGAGAACTTTACCCCCATTGCCGTGATGGCCGTAGACAAACAGCTTCTGTATATTGGTGAACAATCCAAGTATTCCAGCTTTGCCGAGGTTATCGATGCAATCAATGGTGGAGCCTCTGTGGTCATCTCCGGTTCGAAGGGTGACGATATTGCAACCTATGAAGCCTTGATCGAAGAACTTGGTTTTGACCAGAACCAGCTTGCTTTTATTACCAACGATTCAACCAGTAGCGCCATCACTGAAATTCTCGGTGGACATGTAGACCTTTGTATGTCAAAGCCTGCAGCTGCAGCCCAGTATGTACTTGCCGGAAAACTGAAGCCGATCCTTGCTCTTTCAACCACCAGATTCTCCGGTGACCTCAAGGATGCCCCACTTCTCAGTGAAGTTGGCAACTACAAGAATGTTGAAGTACCCGTCTGGCGTGGGCTTGTCGGTCCTAAGGATATGACTGCTGAAGCCGTCAAGTACTATAGTGATATGGCCAAAAAGGTCAGCGAGTCAGAAGACTGGCAGAAAGGGTATATCGAAAAGAATGGCTTGATCAGCCAGTTCATGGATAGCACCCAGGCTGCTGCCTTCATGGCAGACTATGAGGCAAAGTACCTCAAGAAGATCGGAAAAGCCAAATAA